From the genome of Ralstonia pickettii, one region includes:
- a CDS encoding response regulator, with protein sequence MRILLVEDNLKLASTLEEALGQAGFTVDCAHDGHAADLLLTTQDYALAILDIGLPRMDGLEVLRRLRVRKNPLPVMILTAHGAVEERVRGLNLGADDYLTKPFDLTEVEARARALIRRSHGHESTQLQCGPLHYDSISGAFTLHGELLALTGRERAVLEVLMLRDGRAVNKAAISEKIFSINESVNADAIEIYVHRLRKKLDGSGVAIVMLRGLGYLLEATEGAAS encoded by the coding sequence ATGCGCATCCTGTTGGTGGAAGACAACCTGAAGCTCGCCAGCACGCTGGAAGAAGCCCTCGGCCAGGCCGGCTTCACGGTCGATTGCGCGCATGACGGCCACGCAGCGGACTTGCTGCTCACCACGCAGGACTACGCGCTGGCCATTCTCGACATTGGCCTGCCGCGCATGGACGGGCTGGAAGTGCTGCGCCGTCTGCGCGTGCGCAAGAACCCGCTGCCGGTGATGATCCTGACTGCACACGGCGCCGTGGAGGAACGCGTGCGCGGGCTGAACCTCGGTGCTGACGATTACCTTACGAAACCGTTCGATCTGACCGAAGTCGAAGCCCGCGCACGGGCACTCATCCGACGCAGCCACGGCCACGAAAGCACGCAGTTGCAATGCGGCCCGCTGCACTACGACAGCATCAGCGGCGCCTTCACGCTCCATGGCGAACTGCTCGCCCTCACTGGCCGCGAGCGTGCCGTACTGGAAGTGCTGATGCTGCGCGATGGCCGCGCCGTCAACAAAGCCGCCATCTCGGAAAAGATCTTCAGCATCAACGAATCCGTCAACGCTGACGCCATCGAGATCTACGTGCACCGTCTGCGCAAGAAGCTCGACGGCAGCGGCGTGGCCATCGTCATGCTGCGCGGGCTCGGGTATCTGCTGGAAGCCACGGAAGGCGCGGCCTCATGA
- a CDS encoding sensor histidine kinase, giving the protein MSPLSLRRQLSFWLLLPLLGLLALDAWLTYTRAMTAAHAAFDRTLQASLKAMREGVRVRNKQFAIDLPYLALEILESETGSSIFYRIVDTGGGTLTGYDDLPMPSGRHPMAYRTVFYDTLFRGRQVRIAAQLLPVRDALSAETHVIWLLVGETLEPREALAHEILAGSLQQEVLLVVLAVCIVWWGVRRGLRPLRQLSETVAGRGTDELAPLPQQGLPAEVAPLVEAINQYVARLLRLVHARKRFFADAAHQLKTPLAVIQAQSELALREPDGERIRRHLEPLHGTVRQAARGVQQLLSLSRLETDSGYAPQLQPLRLDTLAGDVALELAPVARKSSVDLGFEGAPVTVAGEPQWLQELVGNLLDNAILYAGKGARVTLRVRRQAMPMLGEQAVLQVEDDGPGIAVSERDAVFGRFYRGAASEGHDGSGLGLAIVREIARLHGGTVALSDTPGGGLTVSVYLALALPEEHPA; this is encoded by the coding sequence ATGAGCCCGTTGAGCCTGCGCCGGCAGCTTTCGTTCTGGCTGCTGCTGCCGCTGCTGGGGCTGCTCGCGCTCGATGCGTGGCTGACTTACACGCGCGCCATGACGGCCGCCCACGCTGCGTTCGACCGCACGCTCCAAGCGTCGCTCAAAGCCATGCGCGAAGGCGTGCGAGTGCGTAACAAGCAATTCGCCATCGACCTGCCCTACCTCGCGCTGGAAATTCTGGAGTCGGAAACGGGCAGCAGCATCTTCTACCGGATTGTCGATACCGGCGGCGGCACACTCACTGGCTACGACGATCTACCCATGCCGAGCGGTCGGCACCCCATGGCATATCGCACCGTCTTCTACGACACGCTCTTTCGCGGCAGGCAGGTGCGGATTGCCGCGCAGCTGCTGCCGGTGCGCGATGCGCTGTCGGCCGAAACGCATGTCATCTGGCTGCTGGTAGGAGAAACGCTGGAGCCGCGCGAGGCGCTGGCCCATGAAATCCTGGCGGGCTCATTGCAGCAGGAAGTGCTGCTCGTGGTACTGGCCGTCTGCATCGTCTGGTGGGGCGTGCGGCGCGGCCTTCGACCGCTGCGGCAGTTGAGCGAAACCGTGGCCGGTCGCGGCACCGATGAGCTTGCCCCGCTGCCGCAGCAGGGCCTGCCTGCAGAAGTGGCCCCACTGGTCGAGGCTATCAATCAGTATGTGGCCCGCCTGCTGCGCTTGGTGCATGCCCGCAAACGCTTCTTTGCCGATGCCGCACATCAATTGAAGACGCCGCTGGCCGTGATTCAGGCGCAGTCCGAACTCGCCCTGCGCGAGCCCGATGGCGAACGCATCCGACGCCACCTTGAACCGCTGCACGGTACCGTACGCCAGGCCGCGCGCGGCGTGCAGCAACTGCTGTCGCTCTCGCGCCTGGAGACCGACAGCGGCTACGCGCCGCAGCTCCAGCCGCTGCGCCTGGACACACTGGCTGGCGATGTGGCGCTGGAACTGGCGCCCGTTGCGCGCAAATCCAGCGTCGACCTCGGCTTTGAAGGCGCGCCGGTGACGGTGGCCGGCGAGCCCCAGTGGCTGCAGGAACTGGTCGGCAACCTGCTCGACAACGCCATCCTGTATGCCGGCAAGGGGGCCCGCGTCACGCTACGGGTCAGGCGGCAAGCAATGCCGATGCTGGGCGAGCAGGCCGTGCTGCAAGTGGAAGACGACGGCCCGGGCATTGCCGTGTCCGAGCGCGACGCGGTCTTCGGCCGTTTCTATCGTGGCGCCGCATCGGAAGGCCACGATGGCAGCGGCCTCGGCCTGGCGATCGTCCGAGAGATTGCCCGCCTGCATGGCGGCACGGTGGCGCTGTCGGACACACCGGGCGGAGGGTTGACCGTGAGTGTCTATCTCGCGCTTGCGCTGCCTGAAGAGCATCCGGCCTGA
- a CDS encoding ABC transporter ATP-binding protein, with protein MKTDDVIVSFRGVRKTYDGETLVVKHLDLDIYQGEFLTLLGPSGSGKTTCLMMLAGFEFPTGGEIRLEGALLNNVPPHKRNIGMVFQNYALFPHMTVAQNVEYPLTVRKLPAAERAERVHKALQMVRMEGFAKRYPAQLSGGQQQRIALARALVFEPKLVLMDEPLGALDKQLREHMQYELKSLHEKLGVTFVYVTHDQGEALTMSDRVAVFDKGIVQQLDTVDSLYERPCNEFVANFIGDSNTLRGTVIRVDGDYCELQLNDGARVVGRNVAGANVGATATGCIRPERMRLAEGASAAGNALVGQTRGLVYFGDHVRMRCALPDQPECFVKVPLGTRALEGFAPGAPIQLEFAPEHLRVFA; from the coding sequence ATGAAGACCGACGACGTGATCGTCAGCTTTCGCGGTGTACGCAAGACGTATGACGGCGAAACCCTCGTGGTCAAGCATCTGGACCTGGACATCTACCAGGGCGAGTTCCTCACCCTGCTCGGCCCCTCGGGCTCGGGCAAGACCACGTGCCTGATGATGCTGGCCGGGTTCGAATTCCCGACCGGCGGCGAGATCCGCCTCGAAGGCGCGCTGCTCAACAACGTGCCGCCGCACAAGCGCAACATCGGCATGGTGTTCCAGAACTACGCGCTGTTTCCGCACATGACGGTGGCGCAGAACGTCGAGTACCCGCTGACCGTACGCAAGCTGCCCGCCGCCGAACGTGCCGAGCGCGTGCACAAGGCCCTGCAGATGGTTCGCATGGAAGGCTTTGCCAAGCGCTACCCCGCCCAGCTCTCCGGCGGTCAGCAGCAGCGCATTGCACTGGCACGCGCGCTGGTGTTCGAGCCCAAGCTCGTGCTGATGGACGAGCCGCTCGGCGCGCTCGACAAGCAACTGCGTGAACACATGCAGTACGAGTTGAAATCGCTGCACGAAAAGCTCGGCGTGACCTTCGTCTACGTGACGCATGACCAGGGCGAGGCGCTCACCATGTCCGACCGCGTGGCCGTGTTCGACAAGGGCATCGTGCAGCAGCTCGACACGGTGGACAGCCTCTACGAACGCCCCTGCAACGAGTTTGTCGCCAACTTCATCGGCGACAGCAACACGCTGCGCGGCACAGTCATCCGGGTCGACGGCGATTACTGCGAACTGCAGCTCAACGACGGCGCCCGCGTGGTTGGCCGCAACGTCGCAGGTGCCAATGTCGGCGCCACGGCCACCGGCTGTATCCGCCCGGAGCGCATGCGCCTGGCCGAAGGCGCCTCCGCCGCCGGCAATGCGCTGGTGGGCCAGACGCGCGGCCTCGTCTACTTTGGCGACCACGTGCGCATGCGCTGCGCCCTGCCCGACCAACCCGAATGTTTTGTGAAGGTGCCGCTGGGCACGCGCGCGCTCGAAGGCTTCGCACCCGGCGCACCGATCCAGCTTGAGTTCGCGCCTGAACATCTGCGCGTTTTTGCATGA
- a CDS encoding ABC transporter substrate-binding protein — MKHITKTRLSVLAGAFAIAFGAHAAEITVVNFGGANGDAQKAAFNKPFEAQTGNKVTVVEYNGEQAKIKAMVEAKHVNWDVVEVESGDIGRGCDEGLFEKLDWSKIAKKTDLIPEAPQTCGVGFFVWSTALAYNADKLKTAPKGWADFWDVKTFPGKRGMRKGARYNLEFALMADGVPVKDVYKVLATKDGQNRAFKKLDQIKPYIQWWEAGAQPPQFLVAGDVVMSTAFNGRIDAAQREGKNLKVVWNGSIYDLDYWAIPKGSPNKALAEQYIAYTLSQKPQQEYAKHIAYGPANVAAIKALDTKTQANMPNSPENSKNAVLQNLQFWTDHGDELEQRFASWASK; from the coding sequence ATGAAACACATCACAAAGACGCGTCTGTCCGTGCTTGCCGGCGCATTCGCCATCGCATTCGGCGCGCACGCTGCGGAAATCACCGTTGTGAACTTCGGCGGCGCCAATGGTGACGCGCAGAAGGCCGCCTTCAACAAGCCGTTCGAGGCGCAGACCGGTAACAAGGTCACCGTGGTCGAGTACAACGGCGAGCAGGCCAAGATCAAGGCCATGGTGGAAGCCAAGCACGTCAACTGGGACGTGGTGGAAGTGGAATCGGGCGACATCGGCCGCGGTTGTGACGAAGGCCTGTTCGAGAAGCTGGACTGGAGCAAGATCGCCAAGAAGACCGACCTGATCCCGGAAGCGCCGCAGACCTGCGGCGTGGGCTTCTTCGTGTGGTCCACCGCACTGGCCTACAACGCCGACAAGCTCAAGACCGCCCCCAAGGGCTGGGCCGATTTCTGGGACGTGAAGACCTTCCCGGGCAAGCGCGGCATGCGCAAGGGCGCGCGCTACAACCTGGAATTCGCGCTGATGGCCGACGGCGTGCCCGTCAAGGATGTCTACAAGGTGCTGGCCACCAAGGATGGCCAGAACCGCGCGTTCAAGAAGCTCGATCAGATCAAGCCGTACATCCAGTGGTGGGAAGCCGGCGCCCAGCCGCCGCAGTTCCTGGTGGCGGGTGACGTGGTGATGTCGACCGCCTTCAACGGCCGCATCGATGCCGCGCAGCGCGAAGGCAAGAACCTCAAGGTGGTGTGGAACGGCAGCATCTACGACCTCGACTACTGGGCCATCCCGAAGGGCTCGCCCAACAAGGCCCTGGCCGAGCAGTACATCGCGTACACGCTGTCGCAGAAACCGCAGCAGGAATACGCCAAGCACATCGCGTACGGCCCGGCCAACGTTGCGGCAATCAAAGCGCTCGATACCAAGACGCAGGCCAACATGCCGAACTCGCCCGAGAACAGCAAGAACGCGGTGCTGCAGAACCTGCAGTTCTGGACCGACCACGGCGACGAGCTGGAACAGCGCTTCGCCTCGTGGGCGTCGAAGTAA
- a CDS encoding ABC transporter permease, whose protein sequence is MTIAAESVPESTAKLKRELKSAEARRRAMALALVAPLAIFLLLIFVVPIGALLTRAVQNPEVADALPKTVVALKGWDRKSPPADAAYAALAADLTTVSEGEAMGALARRLNTEIPGFRSLVAKTARAMPLADDQGKPLALTPGQTRAKLLEVDERWGEVTYWQAIAKNSSRTSPFYLLAALDHRQDAFGHIEATDADEQIYVTVFVRTFVISAMVTLFALLLGYPLSYWIASLPERRANLVMVMVLIPFWTSILVRVAAWIVLLQTEGLINHGLIDLGIIKEPLALLFNRVGVYISMTHILLPFMILPLYSVMKSIPPTYQRAAVSLGSHPFAAFWRVYVPQTYPGIGAGALLVFILALGYYITPALLGGPNDQMVSYYVAYFTNVTINWGMACALGALLLLATLVLYAVYGRFTRPKVRVG, encoded by the coding sequence ATGACGATCGCGGCTGAATCGGTTCCGGAATCGACGGCCAAACTCAAACGCGAACTGAAGAGCGCTGAGGCGCGCAGGCGTGCCATGGCTCTGGCGCTGGTGGCGCCGCTCGCCATCTTCCTGCTGCTGATCTTTGTCGTGCCGATCGGCGCCCTGCTCACGCGCGCCGTGCAGAACCCCGAGGTGGCCGACGCGCTGCCAAAAACCGTCGTCGCCCTGAAGGGCTGGGACCGCAAGAGCCCGCCGGCCGATGCCGCCTACGCAGCGCTCGCCGCCGACCTCACGACCGTGAGCGAAGGCGAAGCGATGGGTGCTCTGGCCCGCCGCCTCAACACTGAAATCCCGGGCTTCCGCTCGCTCGTTGCCAAGACGGCGCGCGCCATGCCGCTGGCGGATGACCAAGGCAAGCCACTGGCGCTGACGCCCGGCCAGACCCGCGCCAAGCTGCTCGAAGTCGACGAGCGCTGGGGCGAAGTCACGTACTGGCAGGCCATCGCCAAGAACAGCAGCCGCACGTCGCCGTTCTACCTGCTGGCCGCGCTCGACCACCGCCAAGACGCCTTCGGCCATATCGAAGCGACCGACGCCGACGAGCAAATTTACGTAACGGTGTTCGTGCGCACCTTTGTCATCAGCGCGATGGTGACGTTGTTCGCATTGCTGCTGGGCTATCCGCTGTCGTACTGGATTGCCTCGCTGCCAGAGCGCCGCGCCAACCTCGTCATGGTGATGGTGCTGATCCCGTTCTGGACGTCCATCCTGGTGCGGGTGGCGGCGTGGATCGTGCTGCTGCAGACCGAAGGCCTGATCAACCACGGGCTGATCGACCTCGGCATCATCAAGGAGCCGCTGGCGCTGCTGTTCAACCGCGTGGGCGTGTACATCTCGATGACGCACATCCTGCTGCCGTTCATGATCCTGCCGCTGTACAGCGTGATGAAGTCGATCCCGCCCACGTACCAGCGCGCAGCCGTGTCGCTGGGCAGCCATCCATTTGCCGCTTTCTGGCGCGTGTATGTACCGCAGACGTATCCGGGCATCGGCGCCGGAGCGCTGCTGGTGTTCATCCTGGCACTGGGCTACTACATCACGCCCGCGCTGCTCGGCGGGCCGAACGATCAGATGGTCAGCTACTACGTGGCGTACTTCACCAACGTCACGATCAACTGGGGCATGGCGTGCGCGCTGGGTGCGCTGCTGTTGCTGGCAACGCTGGTGCTGTACGCCGTGTATGGACGCTTCACGCGGCCCAAGGTCCGCGTCGGCTAA
- a CDS encoding ABC transporter permease — protein sequence MKLAKPMFAPHTSLIERIWYFALRGLAVLTLLYLVLPVLVIVPLSFSSSTFLSYPIPSYSLRWYQNLVTSDEWRMAAKNSFIVAPAATIVATVLGTLAAIGLNKADFRGKGLLMAVLVSPMIVPVVVVGVGMYLFFAPLGLANTYIGLILAHAALGVPFVVTTVLATLQGFNHNLVRASLSLGANPVMTFFRITLPVIAPGVISGALFAFATSFDEVVVTLFLAGADQVTLPRQMFTGIRENISPTIAALATILIVFSTCLLLTFEWLRGRAAAKAVA from the coding sequence ATGAAACTCGCCAAACCGATGTTCGCCCCGCACACCTCGCTCATTGAACGCATCTGGTACTTCGCGCTGCGCGGCCTGGCCGTGCTGACGCTGCTGTACCTCGTGCTGCCGGTGCTGGTGATCGTGCCGCTGTCGTTCTCGTCGAGCACGTTCCTCTCGTACCCGATACCGAGCTATTCGCTGCGCTGGTATCAGAACCTCGTCACGTCGGACGAATGGCGCATGGCCGCCAAGAACAGCTTCATCGTCGCGCCCGCCGCCACCATCGTGGCAACGGTGCTCGGCACGCTCGCCGCCATCGGGCTGAACAAGGCCGACTTCCGCGGCAAGGGCCTGCTGATGGCGGTGCTGGTGTCACCGATGATCGTTCCGGTGGTGGTTGTGGGCGTCGGCATGTACCTGTTCTTTGCGCCGCTGGGGCTGGCGAACACGTATATCGGCCTGATCCTCGCGCATGCGGCGCTGGGCGTGCCGTTTGTGGTGACGACGGTACTGGCGACGCTGCAAGGTTTCAATCACAACCTGGTGCGGGCCAGCCTGTCGCTGGGTGCCAACCCGGTCATGACGTTCTTCCGCATCACCCTGCCCGTCATCGCACCGGGCGTGATTTCCGGCGCGCTGTTTGCGTTTGCCACGTCGTTTGACGAAGTGGTGGTGACGCTCTTCCTGGCGGGGGCGGATCAGGTGACGCTGCCGCGCCAGATGTTTACCGGCATTCGCGAGAACATCTCGCCGACCATTGCGGCGCTGGCGACGATCTTGATTGTGTTTTCTACTTGCCTGCTGCTGACGTTTGAGTGGCTGCGGGGGCGGGCTGCGGCTAAGGCGGTGGCGTAA
- a CDS encoding SDR family NAD(P)-dependent oxidoreductase: protein MTQTHTPIAIITGGSRGLGKNMVQKLAQRGTDVIFTYRTNRAEADALVAELTAQGRRAAALQLDAGKIATFPAFAEAVRGVLSQWKVERFDYLVNNAGVGVHATVAETTEAQFDELMNVHFKGVFFLTQILLPLMADGGRIVNISSGLARFALPGYGAYAAMKGAVEVLTRYLAKELGPRGIAVNVVAPGAIETDFGGGAVRDNASLNAMVASNTALGRAGVPDDIGGVVAALLSPDNRWINAQRIEASGGMFL from the coding sequence ATGACCCAGACCCACACCCCCATCGCGATCATCACCGGCGGCAGCCGCGGCCTTGGCAAGAACATGGTGCAGAAGCTGGCCCAGCGCGGCACAGACGTGATCTTTACGTATCGCACGAACCGGGCGGAAGCCGACGCCCTTGTCGCTGAACTGACTGCCCAGGGCCGCCGTGCCGCAGCCCTGCAGCTGGACGCAGGCAAGATCGCCACGTTCCCGGCCTTTGCCGAGGCCGTGCGCGGCGTGCTGTCGCAATGGAAGGTTGAGCGCTTCGATTACCTCGTCAACAACGCCGGCGTGGGCGTGCACGCCACGGTGGCCGAAACCACTGAAGCCCAGTTCGACGAACTGATGAATGTGCATTTCAAAGGCGTGTTCTTCCTCACGCAGATCCTGCTGCCGCTCATGGCTGACGGTGGGCGCATCGTCAATATCTCGTCGGGGCTGGCACGCTTTGCGCTGCCGGGCTATGGCGCGTATGCGGCAATGAAGGGCGCGGTGGAGGTGCTGACGCGCTATCTGGCGAAGGAGCTGGGGCCGCGCGGCATTGCCGTGAATGTGGTGGCGCCGGGCGCCATCGAGACTGACTTTGGCGGCGGTGCCGTGCGCGACAACGCGAGCCTCAACGCGATGGTCGCGTCCAATACGGCGCTGGGGCGCGCTGGTGTGCCGGACGATATCGGTGGTGTGGTGGCGGCGTTGTTGTCGCCGGATAACCGCTGGATCAACGCCCAACGCATTGAGGCATCGGGCGGGATGTTCCTGTAA
- a CDS encoding LysR family transcriptional regulator yields the protein MSTNRLEAMQIFVRVAELASFTRAAEALSIPKPAASVAVQQLETMLGTRLLHRTTRKVQLTQDGQTFYERCQDLLADMDELQTMFRQSPQALRGRLRVDMPVGVARRIVIPGLPALLDAHPELEIELSSTDRRVDPVREGFDCVLRIGTLTDSSLIARPLGQLHQVNCASPAYIARYGMPKTLEDLDHHRIVHYVQTLGTKSPGWEYTVDGRSAFRPMKGAVTVSSAESYDAACRAGLGMIQAPVYAGLSSAIADGTLVDVMPDFRPPPMPVSLVYPNRRNLPVRVQVFMNWMSELLEPYLEPLGTNA from the coding sequence ATGTCCACGAACCGACTCGAAGCCATGCAGATCTTTGTGCGCGTGGCTGAACTTGCCAGCTTCACGCGTGCGGCAGAAGCGCTGAGCATTCCCAAGCCGGCTGCCTCGGTGGCAGTGCAGCAGTTGGAGACGATGCTCGGCACGCGGCTGCTCCACCGGACCACCCGTAAGGTGCAGCTCACGCAGGACGGCCAGACCTTTTACGAGCGCTGCCAGGACCTGCTGGCCGATATGGACGAACTGCAGACGATGTTCCGCCAGAGCCCGCAGGCCCTGCGTGGCCGGTTGCGCGTTGACATGCCCGTCGGGGTCGCACGCCGCATCGTCATCCCCGGCCTGCCCGCGCTGCTCGATGCGCATCCCGAGCTGGAAATCGAACTCTCCAGCACCGACCGCCGCGTGGACCCGGTGCGCGAGGGCTTCGACTGCGTACTGCGCATCGGCACGCTCACCGACAGCAGCCTCATCGCCCGCCCGCTCGGCCAGTTGCATCAGGTCAACTGCGCCAGCCCGGCCTACATCGCGCGCTATGGCATGCCGAAAACGCTCGAAGACCTCGACCACCATCGCATCGTCCATTACGTGCAGACGTTGGGCACGAAGTCGCCGGGGTGGGAATACACGGTGGACGGCCGCTCCGCCTTCCGGCCGATGAAAGGCGCGGTGACCGTCAGCTCGGCCGAGAGCTACGACGCAGCGTGCCGCGCGGGGCTGGGAATGATCCAGGCGCCGGTGTACGCGGGGCTGTCGTCGGCGATTGCGGACGGTACGCTCGTCGACGTCATGCCCGACTTCCGGCCGCCGCCGATGCCGGTCTCGCTGGTCTATCCGAACCGGCGAAACCTGCCGGTTCGGGTGCAGGTCTTCATGAACTGGATGAGCGAGTTGCTGGAGCCGTATCTGGAACCGCTGGGCACGAATGCGTAG
- a CDS encoding serine hydrolase domain-containing protein: MNARQSCSICALLACSVAIASPDEDRLGKAQGYPLAPSAARIHEAPYIVGAFSGMDRISPSCELAPADQPVPLKIAEKEADVRYRFRNHDYTLADYMEHQRVTAVLIVQDGVILAEHYGYDRTRDMRMLSNSMAKTLVALAIGKALEDGSLRSLDDRVDQYVPELAGTLYGGTRIVDLLRMASGAKYVEDYTPTDDRARFLKTAAEQGVLAAAAQVNERADAPGTRFNYAGAQTEVLALVLQAATHRSLCDFVDNKLWKPMGAEAKATYLVRQSDGSAFAQGGFNATARDYARLGSMLANDGMVQGRQVVPRDFLLDMTDASRQPDAFRPGQMTYHGSRYYGYGFQVWLLPGQARRFVLLGIHGQAIYVDPQSRLTMVHLAVGQDASGDASGAHLGAERDALWRGVVEKFGR, encoded by the coding sequence ATGAACGCTCGCCAATCCTGTTCGATATGCGCGCTGCTCGCTTGCAGCGTCGCCATCGCCTCTCCCGATGAAGATCGACTCGGCAAGGCGCAAGGCTATCCGCTTGCGCCAAGCGCGGCCCGCATCCACGAGGCGCCGTACATCGTGGGGGCCTTCAGCGGCATGGACCGCATCTCGCCGTCTTGCGAACTGGCGCCGGCCGACCAACCGGTGCCGCTCAAGATTGCAGAAAAAGAGGCGGATGTCCGGTATCGCTTCCGCAACCATGACTACACGCTGGCCGACTACATGGAGCATCAGCGCGTGACCGCTGTGCTGATCGTTCAGGACGGCGTCATCCTGGCTGAGCATTACGGCTACGACCGCACGCGCGACATGCGGATGCTCTCCAACTCGATGGCCAAGACGCTGGTTGCACTGGCGATCGGCAAGGCGCTGGAGGATGGAAGCCTGCGCTCGCTGGACGACCGTGTGGATCAATACGTGCCCGAGCTTGCAGGCACGCTGTACGGTGGAACGCGCATCGTCGATCTGCTGCGCATGGCCTCCGGTGCCAAGTATGTCGAGGACTACACCCCGACCGACGACCGGGCACGCTTCCTCAAGACGGCAGCGGAGCAAGGCGTGCTCGCGGCAGCGGCCCAGGTCAACGAGCGCGCCGACGCGCCGGGCACGCGTTTCAACTACGCGGGCGCACAAACCGAAGTGTTGGCGCTCGTGCTGCAAGCGGCGACGCACCGCAGCCTGTGCGACTTCGTTGACAACAAGCTATGGAAGCCGATGGGGGCCGAAGCCAAGGCGACCTACCTCGTGCGTCAATCCGACGGATCGGCGTTTGCACAAGGCGGTTTCAATGCGACGGCGCGCGACTACGCGCGCCTCGGGTCCATGCTGGCCAACGATGGCATGGTGCAAGGCCGGCAAGTCGTGCCGCGCGACTTCCTGCTCGACATGACCGACGCATCGCGCCAGCCCGACGCGTTTCGCCCGGGGCAGATGACGTATCACGGCAGCCGCTACTACGGTTACGGCTTCCAGGTGTGGCTTTTGCCGGGACAAGCGCGGCGGTTCGTGCTGCTCGGCATCCATGGACAGGCGATCTACGTGGACCCGCAATCCAGGCTCACCATGGTCCATCTTGCGGTGGGCCAGGACGCGTCGGGCGATGCAAGCGGCGCGCACCTGGGCGCTGAGCGTGATGCGTTGTGGCGCGGCGTTGTCGAGAAGTTTGGCCGCTAG